In the Streptomyces coeruleoprunus genome, CTACGGCACGCCCCGCCGCGCCGTCCTGGAGCGGCTGGAGAAGGGCGAGCCCGTCCTCCTGGAGATCGACCTCCAGGGCGCCCGGCTGGTCCGCGAGTCCATGCCGGACGCACAGCTCGTCTTCCTCGCGCCGCCCAGCTGGGAGGAACTGGTGCGCCGGCTCACCGGCCGGGGCACCGAGCCGCCGGACGTCATCGAGCGCCGGCTGGCCGCGGCCCGGATCGAACTGGCGGCGGAGTCGGAGTTCGACACCACCCTCGTCAACACGTCCGTCGAGGACGTCGCACGTGAGCTGCTAGCCTTGATGACGCTGTCTTCCGAGGCCGGGGCCTGATTCGCCCCCCTCGACCGCACAGTGTCTGATCTCTGTCCACTTTTTCGGAAGGTAGAGCGTGTCCTCTTCCATCACCGCGCCCGAGGGCATCATCAACCCGCCGATCGACGAGCTGCTCGAGGCCACGGACTCGAAGTACAGCCTCGTGATCTACGCGGCCAAGCGCGCGCGTCAGATCAACGCGTACTACTCGCAGCTCGGTGAGGGCCTGCTGGAGTACGTCGGTCCGCTGGTGGACACCCACGTCCACGAGAAGCCGCTGTCGATCGCCCTGCGGGAGATCAACGCGGGCCTGCTGACCTCCGAGTCCGTCGAGGGCCCGGCGCAGTAAGCGCGCCTCCACGTCATCACCAGGCCCGGCGGGGTGTCCGCCGGGCCTGAGGTGTGTCCCGGACGTCCCGGAGCACCGTGCTCCGGGACGCGGAATCAGTCGTACGAACCTCAGAGCGGGAGGCGCAGTGCCCCAGCCCAAGCCCAAGGTCGTCCTCGGCGTCAGCGGTGGCATCGCCGCCTACAAGGCGTGCGAGCTGCTGCGGCGGCTGACCGAGTCGGGCCATGACGTACGGGTCGTCCCGACCGCGTCCGCGCTCCGCTTCGTCGGCGCCCCCACCTGGTCGGCGCTCTCCGGCAACCCCGTGTCCACCGAGGTCTGGGACGCCGTCCACGAGGTCCCGCACGTCCGCATCGGCCAGGAGGCCGACCTGGTGGTGGTCGCCCCCGCCACCGCCGACATGCTCGCCAAGGCCGCGCACGGTCTCGCCGACGACCTGCTGACGAACACCCTGCTCACGGCCCGCTGCCCGGTCATCTTCGCCCCGGCCATGCACACGGAGATGTGGGAGCACCCGGCCACCCAGGAGAACGTGGCCACGCTGCGCCGCCGCGGAGCCGTCGTCGTCGAACCGGCCGTCGGCCGGCTCACCGGCGTCGACACGGGCAAGGGACGCCTCCCCGAGCCCGCCGAGATCTTCGAGGTCTGCCGGCGGGTCCTCGCCCGCGGCGTCACCGAGCCGGACCTCGCCGGCCGCCACGTCGTCGTCAGCGCCGGCGGCACGCGCGAGCCGCTGGACCCCGTCCGCTACCTGGGGAACCGTTCCTCCGGCAAGCAGGGCTACGCCCTGGCCCGTACGGCGGCGGCCCGGGGGGCCCGGGTCACGCTCATCGAGGCCAACACCGGCATCCCGGACCCGGCCGGCGTCGACGTCGTGCACGTCGGGACCGCCGTCCAGCTGCGCGAGGCGGTGCTGAAGGCGGCGGCCGACGCGGACGCCGTGGTCATGGCCGCCGCCGTCGCCGACTTCCGCCCCGCCACGTACGCCGAGGGCAAGATCAAGAAGAAGGAGGGCGAGGAGCCCGCCCCCGTCGCCCTCGTCCGCAACCCCGACATCCTCGCGGAGATCTCCGCGGACCGCCCCCGACCGGACCAGGTGGTCGTGGGCTTCGCCGCCGAGACCGACGACGTCCTCGCGCACGGCCGCGACAAGCTCCGCCGCAAGGGCTGCGACCTGCTCGTGGTCAATGAAGTGGGCGAGCGCAAGACCTTCGGTTCCGAGGAGAACGAAGCGGTTATCCTTGGGAGTGACGGCACTGAGACGCATGTGCCCCACGGTCCGAAGGAAGCCCTCGCGGATACGCTCTGGGACCTGATCGCGCCGCGCCTCGTATGAGCGGTGCCGGTGGGTGGGAGGGATCTCTCACACGCCGGAGCAATCAGGTGAAACCGGTCAAAAACCGGTATTTTCCTTGACCCGGAGAGGTGATCTTCGGACAGTGGACGCTGCCGATGTGGCCAATCAGCCTCCCATCGTGCGAGACACCTGGTCCAATGCCCGAGAGTGCCCGATAAACTGTTCGCGGAACGACGCGGGGCGCAGCCCCCTGACGGTCCGCAAATGATCAGCCAGCAGCCGCTGCAAACCCAGGGAGCGTTGTGTCCCGTCGCCTCTTCACCTCGGAGTCCGTGACCGAAGGTCACCCCGACAAGATCGCTGACCAGATCAGCGACACCATTCTCGATGCGCTTCTGCGTGAGGACCCCACCTCCCGTGTGGCCGTGGAGACGTTGATCACCACCGGCCTGGTGCACGTGGCCGGCGAGGTGACGACCAAGGCCTACGCCGACATCCCCACGCTGGTGCGCAACAAGATCCTGGAGATCGGTTACGACTCCTCCAAGAAGGGCTTCGACGGCGCCTCCTGCGGTGTCTCCGTCTCCATCGGCGCCCAGTCCCCGGACATCGCGCAGGGTGTCGACACGGCGTACGAGCAGCGCGTCGAGGGTGACGAGGACGAGCTGGACAAGCAGGGCGCCGGCGACCAGGGCCTGATGTTCGGCTACGCGTCGGACGAGACGCCCGAGCTGATGCCGCTGCCGATCCACCTCGCGCACCGGCTGTCGCGCCGCCTGACCGAGGTCCGCAAGAACGGCACGATCCCCTACCTGCGCCCCGACGGCAAGACGCAGGTCACCATCGAGTACGACGGCGACAAGGCCGTCCGCCTCGACACGGTCGTCGTCTCCTCGCAGCACGCCAGCGACATCGACCTCGACTCGCTGCTCGCCCCCGACATCCGCGAGTTCGTCGTCGAGCACGTGCTCAAGCAGCTCCTCGACGACGGCATCAAGCTGGACACCGAGGGCTACCGCCTGCTGGTCAACCCGACCGGCCGCTTCGAGATCGGCGGCCCCATGGGCGACGCCGGCCTCACCGGCCGCAAGATCATCATCGACACGTACGGCGGCATGGCCCGCCACGGCGGCGGTGCCTTCTCCGGCAAGGACCCGTCCAAGGTCGACCGCTCGGCCGCCTACGCCATGCGCTGGGTCGCCAAGAACGTCGT is a window encoding:
- the gmk gene encoding guanylate kinase, coding for MAATSRGTTPEPPDVRPRLTVLSGPSGVGKSTVVAHLRKVHPEVWLSVSATTRKPRPGEQDGVQYYFVTDDEFDKLIANGELLEWAEFAGNRYGTPRRAVLERLEKGEPVLLEIDLQGARLVRESMPDAQLVFLAPPSWEELVRRLTGRGTEPPDVIERRLAAARIELAAESEFDTTLVNTSVEDVARELLALMTLSSEAGA
- the rpoZ gene encoding DNA-directed RNA polymerase subunit omega, whose product is MSSSITAPEGIINPPIDELLEATDSKYSLVIYAAKRARQINAYYSQLGEGLLEYVGPLVDTHVHEKPLSIALREINAGLLTSESVEGPAQ
- the coaBC gene encoding bifunctional phosphopantothenoylcysteine decarboxylase/phosphopantothenate--cysteine ligase CoaBC, which encodes MPQPKPKVVLGVSGGIAAYKACELLRRLTESGHDVRVVPTASALRFVGAPTWSALSGNPVSTEVWDAVHEVPHVRIGQEADLVVVAPATADMLAKAAHGLADDLLTNTLLTARCPVIFAPAMHTEMWEHPATQENVATLRRRGAVVVEPAVGRLTGVDTGKGRLPEPAEIFEVCRRVLARGVTEPDLAGRHVVVSAGGTREPLDPVRYLGNRSSGKQGYALARTAAARGARVTLIEANTGIPDPAGVDVVHVGTAVQLREAVLKAAADADAVVMAAAVADFRPATYAEGKIKKKEGEEPAPVALVRNPDILAEISADRPRPDQVVVGFAAETDDVLAHGRDKLRRKGCDLLVVNEVGERKTFGSEENEAVILGSDGTETHVPHGPKEALADTLWDLIAPRLV
- the metK gene encoding methionine adenosyltransferase, translating into MSRRLFTSESVTEGHPDKIADQISDTILDALLREDPTSRVAVETLITTGLVHVAGEVTTKAYADIPTLVRNKILEIGYDSSKKGFDGASCGVSVSIGAQSPDIAQGVDTAYEQRVEGDEDELDKQGAGDQGLMFGYASDETPELMPLPIHLAHRLSRRLTEVRKNGTIPYLRPDGKTQVTIEYDGDKAVRLDTVVVSSQHASDIDLDSLLAPDIREFVVEHVLKQLLDDGIKLDTEGYRLLVNPTGRFEIGGPMGDAGLTGRKIIIDTYGGMARHGGGAFSGKDPSKVDRSAAYAMRWVAKNVVAAGLAARCEVQVAYAIGKAEPVGLFVETFGTAKIDVERIENAIAEVFDLRPAAIIRDLDLLRPIYAQTAAYGHFGRELPDFTWERTDRVDALRKAAGL